A part of Oryctolagus cuniculus chromosome 4, mOryCun1.1, whole genome shotgun sequence genomic DNA contains:
- the CD200 gene encoding OX-2 membrane glycoprotein isoform X4 yields the protein MRGVICVSLTPLGLGRSQEHPASLSMPIVSLHYKFFEDHLNITCSATARPAPVISWKVAGSGIENSTESLSHPNGTTSVTSVLHVKDPKTQVGKEVICQVLHLGKVMDFRQTMNKGFWFSVPLLLSIVSLVILLILISILLYWKRHRNQDRECQRNCFGFSQL from the exons ATGAGGGGTGTTATATGTGTCTCTTTAACACCTTTGGGTCTGGGAAGATCTCAGGAACATCCTGCCTCACTCTCTATG CCCATAGTATCCCTTCACTACAAATTCTTTGAAGACCACCTAAATATCACTTGCTCTGCCACTGCCCGGCCAGCCCCTGTGATCTCCTGGAAGGTTGCTGGGTCCGGGATTGAGAACAGTACTGAGAGTCTGTCACATCCCAACGGGACCACGTCTGTCACCAGCGTCCTCCATGTCAAAGACCCCAAGACTCAGGTGGGGAAGGAGGTGATCTGCCAGgtgctgcacctgggaaaagtgATGGACTTCAGGCAAACCATGAACAAAG GCTTTTGGTTTTCAGTTCCACTATTGTTAAGCATTGTCTCGCTGGTAATTCTTCTGATCTTAATCTCAATCTTATTATATTGGAAACGTCACCGGAATCAGGACCGAG AATGCCAAAGAAACTGCTTTGGGTTTTCTCAGCTGTAA
- the CD200 gene encoding OX-2 membrane glycoprotein isoform X3, whose amino-acid sequence MVTFSKNHGVVVQPAYKDKLNITQLGLQNSTITFWNTTLEDEGCYMCLFNTFGSGKISGTSCLTLYVQPIVSLHYKFFEDHLNITCSATARPAPVISWKVAGSGIENSTESLSHPNGTTSVTSVLHVKDPKTQVGKEVICQVLHLGKVMDFRQTMNKGFWFSVPLLLSIVSLVILLILISILLYWKRHRNQDREP is encoded by the exons ATGGTCACCTTCAGCAAGAACCATGGGGTGGTGGTGCAGCCTGCCTACAAGGACAAGTTAAACATCACCCAGCTGGGACTCCAGAACTCCACCATCACCTTCTGGAATACGACCCTGGAGGATGAGGGGTGTTATATGTGTCTCTTTAACACCTTTGGGTCTGGGAAGATCTCAGGAACATCCTGCCTCACTCTCTATG TACAGCCCATAGTATCCCTTCACTACAAATTCTTTGAAGACCACCTAAATATCACTTGCTCTGCCACTGCCCGGCCAGCCCCTGTGATCTCCTGGAAGGTTGCTGGGTCCGGGATTGAGAACAGTACTGAGAGTCTGTCACATCCCAACGGGACCACGTCTGTCACCAGCGTCCTCCATGTCAAAGACCCCAAGACTCAGGTGGGGAAGGAGGTGATCTGCCAGgtgctgcacctgggaaaagtgATGGACTTCAGGCAAACCATGAACAAAG GCTTTTGGTTTTCAGTTCCACTATTGTTAAGCATTGTCTCGCTGGTAATTCTTCTGATCTTAATCTCAATCTTATTATATTGGAAACGTCACCGGAATCAGGACCGAG AGCCATAG
- the CD200 gene encoding OX-2 membrane glycoprotein isoform X5 has product MRGVICVSLTPLGLGRSQEHPASLSMPIVSLHYKFFEDHLNITCSATARPAPVISWKVAGSGIENSTESLSHPNGTTSVTSVLHVKDPKTQVGKEVICQVLHLGKVMDFRQTMNKGFWFSVPLLLSIVSLVILLILISILLYWKRHRNQDREP; this is encoded by the exons ATGAGGGGTGTTATATGTGTCTCTTTAACACCTTTGGGTCTGGGAAGATCTCAGGAACATCCTGCCTCACTCTCTATG CCCATAGTATCCCTTCACTACAAATTCTTTGAAGACCACCTAAATATCACTTGCTCTGCCACTGCCCGGCCAGCCCCTGTGATCTCCTGGAAGGTTGCTGGGTCCGGGATTGAGAACAGTACTGAGAGTCTGTCACATCCCAACGGGACCACGTCTGTCACCAGCGTCCTCCATGTCAAAGACCCCAAGACTCAGGTGGGGAAGGAGGTGATCTGCCAGgtgctgcacctgggaaaagtgATGGACTTCAGGCAAACCATGAACAAAG GCTTTTGGTTTTCAGTTCCACTATTGTTAAGCATTGTCTCGCTGGTAATTCTTCTGATCTTAATCTCAATCTTATTATATTGGAAACGTCACCGGAATCAGGACCGAG AGCCATAG
- the CD200 gene encoding OX-2 membrane glycoprotein isoform X2: MQRMERLVFGRPFYHLSTFSLIWGMAAVVLCTAQEEVVTQDEKQLLNTPASLKCSLQSSQEVLVVTWQKKKAVSPENMVTFSKNHGVVVQPAYKDKLNITQLGLQNSTITFWNTTLEDEGCYMCLFNTFGSGKISGTSCLTLYVQPIVSLHYKFFEDHLNITCSATARPAPVISWKVAGSGIENSTESLSHPNGTTSVTSVLHVKDPKTQVGKEVICQVLHLGKVMDFRQTMNKGFWFSVPLLLSIVSLVILLILISILLYWKRHRNQDREP, from the exons GTGTTCGGGAGGCCCTTCTATCATCTGTCTACCTTCAGCCTGATTTGGGGCATGGCGGCAGTGGTGCTGTGCACAGCACAAG aGGAAGTGGTGACCCAGGATGAAAAACAGCTGCTAAACACACCTGCTTCTTTAAAATGCTCTCTGCAATCTTCCCAGGAAGTCTTAGTTGTGACATGGCAGAAAAAGAAGGCTGTGAGCCCAGAAAATATGGTCACCTTCAGCAAGAACCATGGGGTGGTGGTGCAGCCTGCCTACAAGGACAAGTTAAACATCACCCAGCTGGGACTCCAGAACTCCACCATCACCTTCTGGAATACGACCCTGGAGGATGAGGGGTGTTATATGTGTCTCTTTAACACCTTTGGGTCTGGGAAGATCTCAGGAACATCCTGCCTCACTCTCTATG TACAGCCCATAGTATCCCTTCACTACAAATTCTTTGAAGACCACCTAAATATCACTTGCTCTGCCACTGCCCGGCCAGCCCCTGTGATCTCCTGGAAGGTTGCTGGGTCCGGGATTGAGAACAGTACTGAGAGTCTGTCACATCCCAACGGGACCACGTCTGTCACCAGCGTCCTCCATGTCAAAGACCCCAAGACTCAGGTGGGGAAGGAGGTGATCTGCCAGgtgctgcacctgggaaaagtgATGGACTTCAGGCAAACCATGAACAAAG GCTTTTGGTTTTCAGTTCCACTATTGTTAAGCATTGTCTCGCTGGTAATTCTTCTGATCTTAATCTCAATCTTATTATATTGGAAACGTCACCGGAATCAGGACCGAG AGCCATAG
- the CD200 gene encoding OX-2 membrane glycoprotein precursor (The RefSeq protein has 1 substitution compared to this genomic sequence), translated as MERLVFGRPFYHLSTFSLIWGMAAVVLCTAQEEVVTQDEKQLLNTPATLKCSLQSSQEVLVVTWQKKKAVSPENMVTFSKNHGVVVQPAYKDKLNITQLGLQNSTITFWNTTLEDEGCYMCLFNTFGSGKISGTSCLTLYVQPIVSLHYKFFEDHLNITCSATARPAPVISWKVAGSGIENSTESLSHPNGTTSVTSVLHVKDPKTQVGKEVICQVLHLGKVMDFRQTMNKGFWFSVPLLLSIVSLVILLILISILLYWKRHRNQDRGESSQGKMNQAN; from the exons GTGTTCGGGAGGCCCTTCTATCATCTGTCTACCTTCAGCCTGATTTGGGGCATGGCGGCAGTGGTGCTGTGCACAGCACAAG aGGAAGTGGTGACCCAGGATGAAAAACAGCTGCTAAACACACCTGCTTCTTTAAAATGCTCTCTGCAATCTTCCCAGGAAGTCTTAGTTGTGACATGGCAGAAAAAGAAGGCTGTGAGCCCAGAAAATATGGTCACCTTCAGCAAGAACCATGGGGTGGTGGTGCAGCCTGCCTACAAGGACAAGTTAAACATCACCCAGCTGGGACTCCAGAACTCCACCATCACCTTCTGGAATACGACCCTGGAGGATGAGGGGTGTTATATGTGTCTCTTTAACACCTTTGGGTCTGGGAAGATCTCAGGAACATCCTGCCTCACTCTCTATG TACAGCCCATAGTATCCCTTCACTACAAATTCTTTGAAGACCACCTAAATATCACTTGCTCTGCCACTGCCCGGCCAGCCCCTGTGATCTCCTGGAAGGTTGCTGGGTCCGGGATTGAGAACAGTACTGAGAGTCTGTCACATCCCAACGGGACCACGTCTGTCACCAGCGTCCTCCATGTCAAAGACCCCAAGACTCAGGTGGGGAAGGAGGTGATCTGCCAGgtgctgcacctgggaaaagtgATGGACTTCAGGCAAACCATGAACAAAG GCTTTTGGTTTTCAGTTCCACTATTGTTAAGCATTGTCTCGCTGGTAATTCTTCTGATCTTAATCTCAATCTTATTATATTGGAAACGTCACCGGAATCAGGACCGAGGTGAGTCATCACAGGGAAAAATGAATCAAGCAAATTAA
- the CD200 gene encoding OX-2 membrane glycoprotein isoform X1, producing the protein MQRMERLVFGRPFYHLSTFSLIWGMAAVVLCTAQEEVVTQDEKQLLNTPASLKCSLQSSQEVLVVTWQKKKAVSPENMVTFSKNHGVVVQPAYKDKLNITQLGLQNSTITFWNTTLEDEGCYMCLFNTFGSGKISGTSCLTLYVQPIVSLHYKFFEDHLNITCSATARPAPVISWKVAGSGIENSTESLSHPNGTTSVTSVLHVKDPKTQVGKEVICQVLHLGKVMDFRQTMNKGFWFSVPLLLSIVSLVILLILISILLYWKRHRNQDRECQRNCFGFSQL; encoded by the exons GTGTTCGGGAGGCCCTTCTATCATCTGTCTACCTTCAGCCTGATTTGGGGCATGGCGGCAGTGGTGCTGTGCACAGCACAAG aGGAAGTGGTGACCCAGGATGAAAAACAGCTGCTAAACACACCTGCTTCTTTAAAATGCTCTCTGCAATCTTCCCAGGAAGTCTTAGTTGTGACATGGCAGAAAAAGAAGGCTGTGAGCCCAGAAAATATGGTCACCTTCAGCAAGAACCATGGGGTGGTGGTGCAGCCTGCCTACAAGGACAAGTTAAACATCACCCAGCTGGGACTCCAGAACTCCACCATCACCTTCTGGAATACGACCCTGGAGGATGAGGGGTGTTATATGTGTCTCTTTAACACCTTTGGGTCTGGGAAGATCTCAGGAACATCCTGCCTCACTCTCTATG TACAGCCCATAGTATCCCTTCACTACAAATTCTTTGAAGACCACCTAAATATCACTTGCTCTGCCACTGCCCGGCCAGCCCCTGTGATCTCCTGGAAGGTTGCTGGGTCCGGGATTGAGAACAGTACTGAGAGTCTGTCACATCCCAACGGGACCACGTCTGTCACCAGCGTCCTCCATGTCAAAGACCCCAAGACTCAGGTGGGGAAGGAGGTGATCTGCCAGgtgctgcacctgggaaaagtgATGGACTTCAGGCAAACCATGAACAAAG GCTTTTGGTTTTCAGTTCCACTATTGTTAAGCATTGTCTCGCTGGTAATTCTTCTGATCTTAATCTCAATCTTATTATATTGGAAACGTCACCGGAATCAGGACCGAG AATGCCAAAGAAACTGCTTTGGGTTTTCTCAGCTGTAA
- the CD200 gene encoding OX-2 membrane glycoprotein isoform X6, with protein MVTFSKNHGVVVQPAYKDKLNITQLGLQNSTITFWNTTLEDEGCYMCLFNTFGSGKISGTSCLTLYVQPIVSLHYKFFEDHLNITCSATARPAPVISWKVAGSGIENSTESLSHPNGTTSVTSVLHVKDPKTQVGKEVICQVLHLGKVMDFRQTMNKGFWFSVPLLLSIVSLVILLILISILLYWKRHRNQDRECQRNCFGFSQL; from the exons ATGGTCACCTTCAGCAAGAACCATGGGGTGGTGGTGCAGCCTGCCTACAAGGACAAGTTAAACATCACCCAGCTGGGACTCCAGAACTCCACCATCACCTTCTGGAATACGACCCTGGAGGATGAGGGGTGTTATATGTGTCTCTTTAACACCTTTGGGTCTGGGAAGATCTCAGGAACATCCTGCCTCACTCTCTATG TACAGCCCATAGTATCCCTTCACTACAAATTCTTTGAAGACCACCTAAATATCACTTGCTCTGCCACTGCCCGGCCAGCCCCTGTGATCTCCTGGAAGGTTGCTGGGTCCGGGATTGAGAACAGTACTGAGAGTCTGTCACATCCCAACGGGACCACGTCTGTCACCAGCGTCCTCCATGTCAAAGACCCCAAGACTCAGGTGGGGAAGGAGGTGATCTGCCAGgtgctgcacctgggaaaagtgATGGACTTCAGGCAAACCATGAACAAAG GCTTTTGGTTTTCAGTTCCACTATTGTTAAGCATTGTCTCGCTGGTAATTCTTCTGATCTTAATCTCAATCTTATTATATTGGAAACGTCACCGGAATCAGGACCGAG AATGCCAAAGAAACTGCTTTGGGTTTTCTCAGCTGTAA